The following proteins come from a genomic window of Andrena cerasifolii isolate SP2316 chromosome 6, iyAndCera1_principal, whole genome shotgun sequence:
- the LOC143369758 gene encoding LOW QUALITY PROTEIN: uncharacterized protein LOC143369758 (The sequence of the model RefSeq protein was modified relative to this genomic sequence to represent the inferred CDS: inserted 1 base in 1 codon; deleted 1 base in 1 codon) produces the protein MDIGSGLAEESYNETYSHIHVASKKVFEFCCRKAVEEEKTENEQRERPLLDLKISGDGSWKNXGFKSLFGVTTLIRYYCGKVVDMMVKSSYCQACVYWKNKPQNTVAYQEWKEEHDEENCAQNHHGSSGSMEVESMKEMFSRSEELYGVKYGNYIGDGDSKTFNAILKLNLYGDEFRHVQKRMGTRLRNIRKKEKLSGKGKLTEALLKKLATYYGLAIRRNINSVEDMKKAIMATFHHLQSTDENPRHENCPEGVDSWCNWQQATALGTEPEPHPPTLHPNVQEHMRPIYEDLSREDLLQRCLGGHTQNSNESFNSTVWLLAPKHLHSGYEVIEVAAFFAAILFNEGNSGLLMVMNQLQIIVGRQSYGYAEQMDQMRVARQNRRSSLETKEARTPRKEEMQAANEFHEEEEGLLYGAGIAD, from the exons ATGGACATAGGTAGCGGTTTGGCTGAAGAAAGTTACAATGAAACTTACAGTCATATCCATGTGGCTTCGAAGAAAGTGTTTGAATTTTGCTGTAGAAAAGCTGTAGAGGAGGAAAAGACAGAAAATGAGCAACGCGAGAGACCACTACTGGATTTAAAAATATCTGGTGACGGTAGTTGGAAAA GTGGCTTTAAATCGTTGTTTGGCGTAACAACTCTCATAAGGTATTATTGTGGAAAAGTCGTCGATATGATGGTAAAAAGTAGTTATTGTCAAGCGTGTGTATATTGGAAAAATAAGCCTCAAAATACAGTAGCATATCAAGAGTGGAAAGAAGAACATGATGAAGAAAACTGTGCACAAAATCACCATGGCTCTTCGGGAAGCATGGAGGTAGAATCAATGAAAGAGATGTTTTCGAGATCAGAAGAACTCTATGGAGTGAAATATGGAAATTACATTGGTGATGGTGATTCCAAAACTTTCAATGCAATCCTGAAACTCAATCTTTACGGCGATGAGTTTCGCCACGTTCAGAAAAGAATGGGGACTCGCCTGCGAAATATCAGGAAAAAAGAGAAACTAAGTGGCAAAGGAAAATTGACCGAGGCTTTGTTGAAGAAACTTGCTACTTATTACGGATTGGCAATTCGGAGAAATATTAACAGCGTGGAGGACATG AAAAAGGCTATAATGGCCACATTCCATCATCTGCAGTCTACAGACGAAAATCCGCGACATGAAAACTGCCCGGAGGGAGTCGACAGCTGGTGCAATTGGCAGCAGGCTACAGCTCTCGGAACGGAGCCTGAGCCACATCCACCCACATTACACCCGAATGTACAAGAGCATATGCGTCCTATATATGAAGATCTATCAAGAGAGGATTTATTGCAAAGATGTTTAGGCGGTCATACGCAGAATTCAAACGAAAGTTTTAACTCGACCGTTTGGCTATTAGCTCCAAAACATCTCCATTCTGGGTACGAAGTAATCGAGGTAGCGGCATTTTTTGCTGCTATTTTATTCAACGAAGGAAATTCAGGCCTACTCATGGTCATGAATCAATTACAAATCATAGTTGGCAGGCAGAGCTACGGATATGCTGAGCAAATGGATCAGATGCGCGTGGCTCGGCAAAATAGAAGAAGCTCATTAGAGACAAAAGAAGCTCGAACACCTCGTAAAGAGGAAATGCAAGCTGCAAATGAGTTCCATGAGGAAGAGGAAGGACTGCTGTATGGTGCTGGAATCGCTGATTAA